One Polaribacter sp. KT25b DNA segment encodes these proteins:
- a CDS encoding DUF4252 domain-containing protein yields the protein MKKLTTLFSVVFLVLFASSCKNEKSLQSYLVDTSGKEGFFTGDLPVGSMLTAKADVSEEVKETMKSIKKINVAFLKKTEDNTAAYETEKATLKNIFTNKDYKSLGAVKAKGMNVKVYYTGNTDSLDEVIAFGYSPELGVGVARLLGDNMNPSKVIEMLNSVKMDEDNIKNFGKIFTGK from the coding sequence ATGAAAAAATTAACCACACTATTTTCTGTAGTTTTTTTAGTACTTTTTGCAAGTTCTTGTAAAAACGAAAAATCACTGCAGAGTTATTTAGTAGATACCAGCGGAAAAGAAGGTTTTTTTACCGGAGATTTACCTGTAGGTTCTATGTTAACTGCGAAAGCAGATGTTTCTGAAGAAGTAAAAGAAACGATGAAAAGTATCAAAAAAATTAATGTTGCTTTTTTGAAAAAAACAGAAGATAATACAGCTGCTTATGAAACTGAAAAAGCAACACTTAAAAATATATTTACAAATAAAGACTATAAAAGTTTAGGAGCTGTAAAAGCAAAAGGAATGAATGTAAAAGTGTATTACACAGGTAATACAGATTCTTTAGACGAAGTAATTGCTTTTGGGTATAGTCCAGAATTAGGAGTAGGAGTTGCAAGATTATTAGGCGATAATATGAATCCTTCAAAAGTAATTGAAATGTTAAATAGCGTAAAAA